One genomic window of Sodaliphilus pleomorphus includes the following:
- the feoB gene encoding ferrous iron transport protein B has translation MTLNEIPKGSTCTVEAVGGKGALRQHFLDMGVIPGVEMTLVKYAPMGDPIEFVLHGYSLTLRKDDAAKIEVKLCPDCDAGIEHSHDDATPAVEDHPGYGEMGWQHNRETEHPLPEGTMLTFALAGNQNCGKTTLFNQLTGANQHVGNFPGVTVDQKSGPIKGHPDTSVTDLPGIYSLSPYTNEEIVSREFILKTHPKGIINIVDATNIERNLYLTMQLMELNVPMVLALNMMDEVRNNGGTIRINAMERELGLPVVPISAMKNEGVDELVDHALHVAKYQEPPTRQDFCSPDDHGGAVHRCIHAVMHLIEDHAKAADIPVRFAASKVIEGDHIVIKALKLSDNEQQLLDHILKQLEAERGLDPAAAMADMRYDFINKVCAGTVVKPKESKEHKRSREVDKVLTGRWTALPVFVAIMCLIFWLTFDVIGGNLQDLLQALIDKFTVASDNALQSWGISHVVRSLVIDGVYAGVGTVLSFLPIIVTLFLFLSLLEDSGYMARIAFVMDKLLRKIGLSGRSIVPLLMGFGCSVPSVMASRTLPSERDRRLTVMLTPFMSCTAKIAIYAFFCSYFFPSNAALVMISLYLLGIVSGIVIALLLKRTTFKGEAVPFVMELPNYRMPGLRSVLQLLWDKTKDFIERAFSVIFIASIAIWFLQSFSWQFDMVSDSSQSMLASIAGFIAPIFKPLGFGDWKVTTALITGFMAKESVVSTLQVLFASKGALMAVLTPLTAYVLLVFCLLYTPCVATIATVKHELGGKWAAGIVCFQCAVAWIVAWIVKLALGLFW, from the coding sequence ATGACACTCAACGAAATACCCAAAGGCTCCACCTGCACCGTCGAGGCAGTGGGTGGAAAGGGCGCCTTGCGCCAGCACTTCCTCGACATGGGAGTGATACCCGGCGTGGAAATGACACTGGTGAAATATGCCCCCATGGGCGATCCCATAGAGTTTGTGCTGCATGGCTACAGCCTGACCCTGCGCAAGGACGATGCAGCCAAGATTGAAGTGAAGCTGTGCCCCGACTGTGATGCCGGCATCGAGCACAGCCATGATGACGCCACTCCGGCAGTCGAGGATCACCCGGGCTATGGCGAGATGGGCTGGCAACACAACCGCGAGACCGAGCACCCCCTGCCCGAGGGCACCATGCTCACCTTTGCCCTTGCCGGCAACCAGAATTGCGGCAAGACCACCCTGTTCAACCAGCTCACCGGCGCCAATCAGCACGTGGGCAACTTCCCGGGAGTGACCGTCGACCAGAAGAGCGGCCCCATCAAGGGACACCCCGACACATCGGTGACCGACCTGCCTGGCATCTATTCGCTCTCGCCCTACACCAACGAGGAAATCGTGTCGCGCGAGTTCATCTTGAAAACCCACCCCAAGGGCATCATCAACATCGTCGATGCCACCAACATCGAGCGCAACCTGTATCTCACCATGCAGCTCATGGAGCTCAACGTGCCCATGGTGCTGGCACTGAACATGATGGACGAGGTGCGCAACAACGGGGGCACGATACGCATCAACGCCATGGAGCGAGAGCTGGGCCTGCCTGTGGTGCCCATCTCGGCAATGAAAAACGAGGGCGTCGACGAGCTCGTCGATCACGCCCTGCACGTGGCCAAGTACCAAGAGCCGCCCACTCGCCAGGACTTTTGCAGCCCCGACGACCACGGTGGGGCCGTGCACCGCTGCATCCATGCCGTGATGCACCTCATCGAGGACCACGCCAAGGCAGCCGACATACCCGTGCGCTTTGCTGCCAGCAAGGTGATAGAGGGCGACCATATCGTGATCAAAGCATTGAAACTGAGCGACAACGAGCAGCAGCTGCTCGACCACATCCTCAAGCAACTCGAGGCAGAGCGCGGTCTCGACCCGGCGGCAGCCATGGCCGACATGCGCTACGACTTCATCAACAAGGTGTGTGCCGGCACCGTGGTGAAACCCAAGGAGAGCAAGGAGCACAAGCGCAGCCGCGAGGTAGACAAGGTGCTCACCGGCCGCTGGACGGCCTTGCCCGTGTTTGTGGCCATCATGTGCCTCATCTTCTGGCTCACCTTCGACGTGATAGGGGGCAACCTGCAAGACCTGCTGCAAGCGCTCATCGACAAGTTCACCGTGGCAAGCGACAATGCCTTGCAGAGCTGGGGCATAAGCCACGTGGTGCGCTCGCTGGTGATCGACGGCGTGTATGCCGGCGTGGGCACGGTGCTCAGCTTCCTGCCCATCATCGTGACGCTGTTTCTTTTCCTCTCGCTACTCGAGGACAGCGGCTACATGGCCCGCATAGCCTTTGTGATGGACAAGCTACTGCGCAAGATAGGCCTCTCGGGACGCTCGATTGTGCCCCTGCTCATGGGCTTCGGATGCTCGGTGCCCAGCGTCATGGCCAGCCGCACGCTGCCCTCGGAGCGCGACCGCCGGCTCACGGTGATGCTCACCCCCTTCATGAGCTGCACAGCCAAGATAGCCATCTATGCCTTCTTCTGCAGCTACTTTTTCCCGAGCAACGCCGCACTGGTCATGATAAGCCTCTACCTGCTGGGCATCGTCAGCGGCATTGTGATTGCCCTGCTGCTCAAGCGCACCACCTTCAAGGGCGAGGCAGTGCCCTTTGTGATGGAGCTGCCCAACTACCGCATGCCCGGCTTGCGCTCGGTGCTGCAGCTGCTGTGGGACAAGACCAAGGACTTCATCGAGCGTGCATTCTCGGTCATCTTCATTGCCAGCATTGCCATCTGGTTTCTCCAGTCGTTCAGTTGGCAATTCGACATGGTCTCCGACTCGTCGCAGAGCATGCTGGCATCGATAGCAGGCTTCATTGCCCCGATATTCAAGCCGCTGGGCTTCGGCGACTGGAAGGTGACCACAGCGCTCATCACAGGCTTCATGGCCAAAGAGAGCGTGGTGAGCACCCTGCAAGTGCTCTTTGCCAGCAAGGGTGCCCTCATGGCCGTGCTCACACCGCTCACCGCCTATGTGCTACTGGTATTCTGCCTGCTCTACACGCCTTGTGTGGCCACCATTGCCACCGTCAAGCACGAGCTGGGCGGCAAGTGGGCCGCAGGCATCGTGTGCTTCCAGTGTGCCGTGGCATGGATTGTGGCATGGATTGTGAAACTGGCGCTCGGCCTGTTCTGGTAA
- a CDS encoding FeoB-associated Cys-rich membrane protein has translation MNLQSWILLAVVAALAIATVVRLRRKHKAAGGACSSCNATGCALRAIKEKQARNKK, from the coding sequence ATGAATCTACAAAGCTGGATATTGCTTGCCGTGGTCGCAGCACTCGCCATTGCGACGGTGGTGCGGCTGCGGCGCAAGCACAAGGCCGCAGGCGGGGCATGCAGCTCGTGCAATGCCACGGGGTGCGCGCTGCGTGCCATCAAGGAGAAACAGGCCCGCAACAAGAAATAA
- a CDS encoding LemA family protein: MGLGCVALAVIVVLVGIVGWGISQYNGLVTQQQNVEKAWSQVESDYQRRADLIPNLVNTVKGYAKHEKETYEAVTTARASVGQVKIDAANLTQEQLQQYQQAQGTLGAALGKLIAVSEAYPELKANENFMALQQQLEGTENRINVSRKDFNNAAQQYNTQLKRFPVNIVAGMFGFQEKPYFKAAEGADKAPTVNFD; the protein is encoded by the coding sequence ATGGGGCTGGGCTGTGTGGCCCTGGCCGTGATTGTGGTGCTTGTGGGCATCGTGGGCTGGGGCATAAGCCAGTACAACGGCCTCGTGACCCAGCAGCAAAATGTGGAAAAGGCTTGGAGCCAGGTCGAGAGCGACTACCAGCGCCGCGCCGACCTCATTCCCAACCTGGTGAACACCGTGAAGGGCTATGCCAAGCATGAGAAAGAGACCTACGAGGCCGTGACCACAGCCCGCGCCAGCGTGGGACAAGTGAAAATCGACGCCGCCAACCTCACCCAGGAGCAGCTGCAGCAATACCAGCAGGCCCAGGGCACGCTGGGTGCCGCGCTGGGCAAGCTCATCGCCGTGAGCGAGGCCTATCCCGAACTCAAGGCCAATGAGAACTTCATGGCCCTGCAGCAGCAACTCGAGGGCACCGAAAACCGCATCAACGTGTCGCGCAAGGACTTCAACAACGCTGCCCAGCAGTACAACACGCAGCTCAAGCGCTTCCCGGTCAACATCGTGGCCGGCATGTTCGGCTTCCAGGAGAAACCCTACTTCAAGGCTGCCGAGGGCGCCGACAAGGCTCCCACGGTGAACTTCGACTAA
- a CDS encoding TPM domain-containing protein, translating into MPLTDFISTEGQQRIARAIALAEQHTSGEICVHVTPKCHGDAMETAKRKFQELGLCNTRRRNAVLIYVAYIDRKFAILGDSGIDKAVPLDFWHTEKETLTRYLADHRQVDGLCEVVKQIGDSLAAYFPASREDINELSNEVTYDEDDD; encoded by the coding sequence ATGCCACTCACCGATTTCATCTCGACCGAAGGGCAGCAACGCATAGCCCGCGCCATTGCGCTTGCCGAGCAGCACACCTCGGGCGAGATATGCGTGCACGTCACGCCCAAGTGCCACGGCGACGCGATGGAGACCGCCAAGCGCAAGTTTCAAGAGCTGGGGCTGTGCAACACCCGGCGGCGCAACGCCGTGCTCATCTATGTCGCCTACATCGACCGCAAGTTTGCCATCCTGGGCGACAGCGGCATCGACAAGGCTGTGCCCCTCGACTTCTGGCACACCGAGAAAGAGACCCTGACCCGCTACCTGGCCGACCACCGCCAGGTCGACGGGCTGTGCGAGGTGGTGAAGCAGATAGGCGACAGCCTGGCTGCCTACTTCCCGGCCAGCCGGGAAGACATCAATGAACTGAGCAACGAAGTGACCTATGACGAAGATGACGATTAG
- a CDS encoding TPM domain-containing protein, which produces MTIRLLRCLALAACLLLAAVAQAETVKLPSRPDPPRLVNDLAGVLGNTQALEDTLEAFSNATSNQILVVTVTDLQDLEPWDYAVQLGRAWGVGGKKHNNGVVILIKPKNDTPGRVTIQVGYGLEGALPDAFCSKIIEREMKPRFIAGDYLGGVWNAVRVIMPTAKGEYNEAAYNNDQDGNGGEIAAVVIIAFVIIFVWAMSRTGRGRGRNSGSTGTWGGPIIFGGGGGGFGGGSGFSGGGGFGGFGGGSFGGGGASGSW; this is translated from the coding sequence ATGACGATTAGACTCCTGCGCTGCCTGGCGCTGGCCGCATGCCTGCTGCTGGCCGCCGTGGCGCAAGCCGAGACGGTGAAGCTGCCCAGCCGCCCCGACCCGCCCCGGCTGGTCAACGACCTGGCCGGCGTGCTGGGCAACACACAGGCGCTCGAAGACACGCTCGAGGCCTTCAGCAACGCCACCTCCAACCAGATACTCGTGGTCACCGTCACCGACCTGCAGGACCTTGAGCCGTGGGACTATGCCGTGCAGCTGGGCCGCGCCTGGGGCGTGGGAGGCAAGAAGCACAACAACGGTGTGGTGATACTGATCAAGCCCAAAAACGACACGCCCGGCCGCGTCACCATCCAAGTGGGCTACGGCCTTGAGGGCGCCCTGCCCGACGCCTTCTGCTCCAAAATCATCGAGCGCGAGATGAAGCCCCGCTTCATCGCAGGCGACTACCTGGGCGGCGTGTGGAACGCCGTGCGGGTAATCATGCCGACAGCCAAGGGCGAGTACAACGAGGCGGCCTACAACAACGACCAGGACGGCAACGGCGGCGAGATTGCAGCAGTGGTCATCATCGCGTTTGTCATCATCTTTGTGTGGGCAATGAGCCGCACGGGCCGCGGGCGCGGCCGCAACAGCGGCTCGACAGGCACCTGGGGAGGCCCCATCATCTTCGGCGGCGGCGGGGGCGGCTTCGGGGGTGGTAGTGGCTTCAGTGGCGGCGGGGGCTTTGGTGGTTTCGGCGGCGGCAGCTTCGGCGGCGGCGGAGCCTCGGGCTCCTGGTAG
- the secDF gene encoding protein translocase subunit SecDF, protein MQTKGFIKVITVALILICAFYLSFSFVANHYETKGEEQAMAMAHISSPDMSNDTYKRAYNDYMSKIAKQKVWLGYYTFQQVREKQLGLGLDLKGGMNVTLQISVPDILKALANPASQNKNFNQAIAYVENNRTAQDEYVKSFCNKLQQLDGATYKDHLYQLFRNVQKVKDNPNANANQIESYLTDEVNSMVDNSYKVLRTRIDKFGVVAPNIQKLQSTGRILLELPGIKEPERVKKLLQGTANLEFYETYKWSEISGQFNDMVQAADNGESPVAAKTDSTAKADSTMTAKAKPAAAKSKVKFGQLLQMYGRGDYCVVGVAAAKDTMAIDKVIKEYGSRFLPTDLKLLWTVKADKMLGDRFGLIAIKTGPQGKAQMNGDVVTQAQSEYEQLKGQVVTMKMNDEGARQWSRLTGANVNRQVAVVLDDQVYSYPNVNGQIDGGNTEISGNFTVEEANDLANVLQSGKMVARVNIASESVIGPSLGQESINKGMISFVVALVLLMIMMISVYGLKAGNIANLGLILNLFFTFGILASFQSVLTLPGIAGIVLSLGMAVDANVLIFERCKEELRNGKNLKAAVKDGYSNAFSAIFDGNLTSIITGVILAYLGTGPIRGFAITLIIGICCSFFTAVFATRLVLENFVNKNRFGFGTMTFTTSWAKNWMQNTKFDFIGSRKKVGVVVAAVVVVVIALFATLGLSLGIDFSGGRNYVVQFSHPVSTTEIQEQLTPLLGTNGSTVSVITIDNNTKVRVSTNYKIASNDSTVDNEIMKKLYQGMKPQLGNMTYDQFSVSDETQGVVSQDVVGPAIASDMAWGATWAVILSIIAMGLYILLRFRNVAFSLGAMAAVALTAFIVIGSFTLHGLFPFSMEIDQTFIAAILTVIGYQINDTVVVFDRVREYRRLFPKQDEKLRFNNALNSTLSRTMMTSLSTLLVLLVIFFLGGESIRAFNFAMILGVVIGTFCSLFVASPIAYLLVGKKNKGLDAAAK, encoded by the coding sequence ATGCAAACTAAAGGTTTTATTAAAGTTATAACCGTTGCATTGATTCTTATTTGTGCGTTCTACCTTTCGTTCTCGTTTGTGGCCAACCACTACGAGACCAAGGGCGAGGAGCAGGCCATGGCAATGGCCCACATCAGCAGCCCCGACATGTCGAACGACACCTATAAGAGGGCCTACAACGATTATATGAGCAAAATCGCCAAGCAGAAGGTGTGGCTGGGCTACTACACATTCCAGCAGGTGCGCGAGAAGCAACTCGGCCTGGGTCTGGACTTGAAGGGCGGTATGAACGTCACCCTGCAAATTTCGGTGCCCGACATTCTGAAAGCTCTGGCCAATCCCGCATCGCAAAACAAGAATTTCAACCAAGCAATCGCCTATGTCGAGAACAACCGCACGGCTCAAGACGAGTATGTGAAGTCGTTCTGCAACAAGCTGCAGCAACTCGACGGGGCAACGTATAAAGACCACTTGTATCAACTCTTCCGCAACGTGCAGAAGGTGAAAGACAACCCCAATGCCAATGCCAACCAAATCGAGAGCTACCTCACCGACGAGGTGAACTCGATGGTCGACAACAGCTACAAGGTGCTGCGCACTCGTATCGACAAGTTTGGCGTTGTGGCCCCCAACATCCAGAAGCTGCAAAGCACGGGCCGCATTCTGCTTGAGCTGCCTGGCATCAAGGAGCCCGAGCGCGTGAAGAAGCTGCTGCAAGGCACCGCCAACCTCGAGTTCTACGAGACCTACAAGTGGAGCGAGATCTCGGGCCAGTTCAACGACATGGTGCAAGCCGCCGACAACGGCGAGAGCCCTGTGGCTGCCAAGACCGACTCGACCGCCAAGGCCGACTCGACAATGACCGCCAAGGCCAAGCCGGCTGCCGCCAAGAGCAAAGTGAAATTTGGCCAGCTGCTGCAGATGTACGGCCGCGGCGACTACTGCGTGGTAGGCGTGGCTGCTGCCAAAGACACAATGGCCATTGACAAGGTCATCAAGGAATATGGCAGCAGGTTCCTGCCCACCGACTTGAAACTGCTGTGGACCGTGAAGGCCGACAAGATGCTGGGCGACCGCTTCGGCCTGATTGCCATCAAGACCGGACCGCAAGGCAAGGCACAGATGAACGGCGACGTGGTGACCCAGGCTCAAAGCGAATATGAGCAACTGAAGGGCCAGGTGGTGACCATGAAGATGAACGACGAGGGCGCACGCCAGTGGTCGCGCCTCACCGGTGCCAACGTCAACCGCCAGGTGGCCGTCGTGCTCGACGACCAAGTATATTCCTACCCCAACGTGAATGGCCAGATCGACGGCGGCAACACCGAGATTTCGGGTAACTTCACCGTCGAAGAGGCCAACGACCTTGCCAACGTGCTGCAATCGGGCAAGATGGTGGCACGCGTCAACATCGCCTCCGAGAGCGTGATAGGTCCCTCGCTGGGTCAGGAATCGATCAACAAGGGTATGATCTCGTTTGTGGTGGCACTGGTGCTGCTCATGATCATGATGATATCGGTCTACGGGTTGAAGGCTGGCAACATCGCCAACCTGGGTCTGATCCTCAACCTGTTCTTCACCTTTGGTATTCTGGCCTCGTTCCAGAGCGTGCTCACCCTGCCAGGCATCGCCGGTATCGTGCTCTCGCTGGGTATGGCTGTGGATGCCAACGTGCTTATCTTTGAGCGCTGCAAGGAAGAGCTGCGCAACGGCAAGAACCTGAAGGCCGCCGTCAAGGATGGCTACAGCAATGCCTTCTCGGCCATCTTCGATGGTAACTTGACCTCAATCATCACAGGCGTGATTCTGGCCTACCTGGGCACTGGCCCAATACGCGGTTTCGCCATCACGCTCATCATCGGTATCTGCTGCTCGTTCTTCACGGCAGTGTTTGCCACCCGCCTTGTGCTGGAGAACTTCGTCAACAAGAACCGCTTCGGCTTTGGCACGATGACCTTCACCACCAGCTGGGCCAAGAACTGGATGCAGAACACCAAGTTCGACTTCATAGGCAGCCGCAAGAAAGTGGGAGTCGTCGTTGCTGCAGTAGTTGTGGTAGTGATAGCACTCTTTGCCACACTGGGTCTGAGCCTGGGTATCGACTTCTCGGGCGGCCGCAACTATGTGGTGCAATTCAGCCACCCGGTGTCGACCACCGAGATACAGGAGCAACTCACCCCGCTGCTGGGTACCAACGGCAGCACAGTCTCGGTCATCACCATCGACAACAACACCAAGGTGCGTGTGTCGACCAACTATAAGATTGCAAGCAACGACTCGACCGTCGACAACGAAATCATGAAGAAGCTCTACCAGGGCATGAAGCCCCAGCTGGGCAACATGACCTACGACCAGTTCAGCGTGAGCGACGAGACGCAGGGTGTGGTTTCGCAAGACGTTGTGGGTCCTGCCATCGCAAGCGACATGGCATGGGGTGCAACATGGGCAGTGATCCTGTCGATCATCGCCATGGGTCTCTACATCTTGCTGCGATTCCGCAACGTGGCCTTCTCGCTTGGTGCCATGGCTGCTGTGGCCCTCACGGCATTCATCGTCATCGGGTCGTTTACACTGCACGGCTTGTTCCCCTTCTCGATGGAGATTGACCAGACCTTCATCGCCGCAATCCTGACGGTGATTGGTTACCAGATCAACGATACGGTGGTGGTCTTCGACCGTGTGCGCGAGTATCGCCGCCTGTTCCCGAAGCAAGACGAGAAGCTGCGCTTCAACAACGCTCTGAACTCGACGCTGTCGCGTACGATGATGACCTCGCTCTCGACCCTGCTCGTGCTGCTTGTCATCTTCTTCCTGGGCGGCGAGTCGATACGTGCCTTCAACTTCGCAATGATACTGGGTGTCGTCATCGGCACATTCTGCTCGCTCTTTGTTGCATCGCCCATTGCCTACCTGCTTGTGGGCAAGAAGAACAAGGGCCTCGACGCAGCTGCCAAATGA
- the nhaD gene encoding sodium:proton antiporter NhaD, which translates to MSTLTIAIVIVFIIGYAGIALESVTKVNKAAVALLMFVACWTLYMVSPESYVPGAGGMDASSLLSKVNSIIEEHLGSTATTLFFLMGAMTIVEIVDQNGGFNFVRNALRTKSKRKLMWRIVLLTFFLSAILDNMTTSIVMVMVLNKLVANRHDRMTFASLVIIAANSGGAFSPIGDVTTIMLWNKSLITSQGVITEIFIPSLVSALIPALILEFTLKGELDTHDNTVSADAQDFTSCQRKIIFVLGVGGLCFVPIFKALTNLPPFVGILLVLGILWLTTEIFYRKVGKSKSGWSRRVSNVLRNIDMSTILFFLGILMAVSCLEEVGVLNTAGRWLNDVSNGNHYIVTGAIGVVSSIVDNVPLVAGCMGMYTNLVGDFACDGLFWQLLAYCAGVGGSILIIGSAAGVVVMGLEKISFGWYMKHVSWLALAGYFAGMLCYFAINTFLRGYQL; encoded by the coding sequence ATGTCAACACTTACCATTGCGATTGTAATCGTGTTTATCATCGGCTATGCAGGCATAGCTCTTGAGAGCGTGACAAAAGTGAACAAGGCAGCGGTGGCACTGCTCATGTTTGTGGCTTGCTGGACACTCTACATGGTGTCGCCCGAATCGTATGTACCCGGGGCCGGCGGCATGGACGCCTCGTCGCTGCTGTCCAAGGTGAACAGTATCATCGAGGAGCACTTGGGCAGCACGGCCACTACCCTGTTTTTCCTGATGGGTGCCATGACCATCGTCGAGATTGTGGACCAGAACGGCGGCTTCAACTTTGTGCGCAACGCACTCAGGACCAAGAGCAAGCGCAAGCTCATGTGGCGCATTGTGCTGCTCACGTTCTTCTTGAGTGCCATACTCGACAACATGACCACAAGCATTGTGATGGTGATGGTGCTGAACAAGCTCGTGGCCAATCGTCACGACCGCATGACATTTGCCTCGCTGGTGATCATTGCAGCCAACTCGGGCGGTGCTTTCTCGCCCATAGGCGACGTGACCACCATCATGCTGTGGAACAAGAGCCTCATCACCTCGCAAGGCGTGATAACCGAGATATTCATTCCCTCGCTGGTGTCGGCGCTCATCCCGGCCCTCATCCTTGAGTTCACCCTCAAGGGCGAGCTCGACACCCACGACAACACCGTATCGGCCGATGCACAGGACTTCACAAGCTGCCAGCGCAAGATCATCTTTGTGCTGGGTGTGGGCGGCCTGTGCTTTGTACCCATCTTCAAGGCACTCACCAATCTGCCCCCGTTTGTGGGCATCCTGCTGGTGCTGGGCATCTTGTGGCTCACTACCGAGATCTTCTACCGCAAGGTGGGCAAGAGCAAGAGCGGCTGGTCGCGCCGCGTGTCGAACGTGTTGAGGAATATCGACATGAGCACCATACTCTTCTTCTTGGGCATACTCATGGCTGTGAGCTGCCTTGAGGAGGTGGGCGTGCTCAACACTGCCGGCCGATGGCTTAACGATGTGTCAAACGGCAATCACTATATCGTGACCGGTGCAATAGGCGTGGTCTCGAGCATTGTCGACAACGTGCCGCTGGTGGCAGGCTGCATGGGCATGTACACCAACCTGGTGGGCGACTTTGCCTGCGACGGCCTCTTCTGGCAGCTGCTGGCCTACTGCGCCGGCGTGGGCGGCTCCATCCTCATCATAGGCTCGGCCGCCGGCGTGGTGGTGATGGGCCTGGAGAAGATAAGCTTCGGGTGGTATATGAAGCACGTGAGCTGGCTGGCCCTGGCAGGCTACTTTGCCGGCATGCTGTGCTACTTTGCCATCAACACCTTCTTGCGCGGCTACCAGCTGTAG
- a CDS encoding Ig-like domain-containing protein, whose translation MRLRRLTYVLLALAAGLLLWSCASIGSPEGGPRDYTPPAVTKSDPKPGTVNFKGNKVKINFDEVVTLNDQQKKVVVSPAQKNQPTIKSLGKTVTVEFNDPLLPNTTYTIDFSDAVQDNNEGNRLENYSFAFSTGDSIDTLQVSGIVLRASDLEPMQGVVVGLQSNLADSAFTTVPLERISRTNDKGQFTIRNLKPGRYHVFALNDLDNNYMMSRNEDYAFIDSIVVPRVARFTSQDTVFTFDRRVDTVFTGHHTEYLPNNLLLSMFNERYTPLYLKKTERLGRNKLLVQVSGPCTPPRLDILSPAVHDKDWYCLQSRATNDSCVYWLTDSSLIKSDSIMVDLYYDKTGPDGVTAQAHDTVNFVLKKSTAELKRLKEEAKEKENMEKDLRRLQEQRDKLVAAGKDPTEVDLNMAAIRKKEHEKAATTFKMAMATKGSMLEVTDSIAFDFDTPVKHIDQSRIRLDVMDPVDSTWSAVATPGLQVAGPYDILHYTVPMRLEPEGVYRLTVDSAAVASIYNYVNDSAQFNFSVRSLDEYGYIVLHVNSGDKAFVELLDGSEKVVRTARVQQGTVRFDNLVPAQYYARLVIDSNGNGKWDAGDYARHLQPEEVYYFPWPAKLKVRKSWGMEESWNIYEVALDLQKPDKIKRNKPEVKKDSLEKKKNSTGDENQDNDDEFNSTGFGRNTYSGNKYTDYQKNRR comes from the coding sequence ATGAGATTGCGACGACTCACATATGTGCTTCTCGCCCTGGCCGCAGGATTGCTCCTGTGGTCGTGTGCCAGCATTGGCTCGCCCGAGGGTGGCCCGCGCGACTACACGCCGCCGGCAGTGACCAAGAGCGATCCCAAACCCGGTACCGTCAATTTCAAGGGCAACAAGGTGAAAATCAACTTCGACGAGGTGGTAACCCTCAACGACCAGCAGAAGAAGGTGGTGGTGTCGCCAGCCCAGAAAAATCAGCCCACCATCAAGAGCCTGGGCAAGACTGTGACCGTGGAGTTTAACGACCCGCTGCTGCCCAACACCACCTATACCATCGACTTCAGCGACGCTGTGCAAGACAACAACGAGGGCAACCGCCTCGAGAACTACAGCTTTGCCTTCTCTACGGGCGACAGCATCGACACGCTGCAGGTGTCGGGCATTGTGTTGCGGGCCAGCGACCTCGAGCCCATGCAGGGTGTGGTGGTGGGCTTGCAGAGCAACCTGGCCGACTCGGCCTTCACCACTGTGCCCCTCGAGCGCATAAGCCGCACCAACGACAAGGGCCAGTTCACCATTCGCAACCTCAAGCCTGGGCGCTACCACGTGTTTGCACTCAACGACCTCGACAACAACTACATGATGAGCCGCAACGAGGACTATGCCTTCATCGACAGCATTGTAGTGCCTCGTGTGGCCCGCTTCACCTCGCAGGACACGGTGTTCACCTTCGACCGCCGCGTCGACACGGTGTTTACCGGTCACCACACCGAGTACTTGCCCAACAACTTACTGCTCAGCATGTTCAACGAGCGCTACACGCCGCTTTATCTCAAGAAGACCGAGCGCCTGGGCCGCAACAAGCTGCTGGTGCAGGTGTCGGGCCCGTGCACGCCGCCGCGCCTCGACATCCTGAGCCCCGCCGTGCACGACAAGGACTGGTACTGCCTGCAATCGCGTGCGACCAACGACTCTTGTGTGTACTGGCTCACCGACTCCTCGCTCATCAAGAGCGACAGCATCATGGTCGACCTCTATTACGACAAGACCGGCCCCGACGGCGTGACCGCTCAGGCTCACGACACCGTAAACTTTGTGCTCAAGAAGTCGACGGCCGAGCTCAAGCGCCTCAAGGAGGAGGCCAAGGAAAAGGAAAACATGGAGAAGGACCTGCGTCGCCTGCAAGAGCAGCGCGACAAGCTCGTTGCTGCCGGCAAAGACCCTACCGAGGTCGACCTCAACATGGCTGCCATCAGGAAGAAGGAGCACGAGAAGGCTGCGACCACCTTCAAGATGGCTATGGCAACCAAGGGCAGCATGCTCGAGGTGACCGACTCTATTGCCTTCGACTTCGACACCCCCGTTAAGCACATCGACCAGAGCCGCATCAGGCTCGACGTCATGGATCCCGTCGACAGCACCTGGAGCGCCGTCGCCACGCCTGGCTTGCAGGTGGCCGGCCCCTACGACATCTTGCACTACACCGTGCCCATGCGCCTCGAGCCTGAGGGCGTGTACCGGCTCACCGTCGACTCGGCTGCGGTCGCAAGCATCTACAACTATGTCAACGACTCGGCCCAGTTCAATTTCAGCGTGCGCTCGCTCGACGAGTACGGCTACATCGTGCTTCACGTCAACTCGGGCGACAAGGCCTTTGTAGAGCTGCTCGATGGCAGCGAGAAGGTGGTGCGCACGGCACGCGTGCAACAAGGCACGGTGCGCTTCGACAACCTGGTGCCTGCCCAGTACTATGCCCGCCTCGTCATCGACAGCAACGGCAACGGCAAGTGGGATGCCGGCGACTATGCCCGTCATCTCCAGCCCGAAGAGGTGTACTACTTCCCCTGGCCGGCCAAGCTCAAGGTGCGCAAGAGCTGGGGCATGGAGGAGTCGTGGAACATCTATGAGGTGGCCCTCGACCTGCAGAAGCCCGACAAAATCAAGCGCAACAAGCCCGAGGTGAAAAAAGACTCGCTCGAAAAGAAGAAAAACTCCACTGGCGACGAAAACCAGGACAACGACGACGAGTTCAACTCTACCGGCTTCGGCCGCAACACCTACAGCGGCAACAAGTATACCGACTACCAAAAGAACCGCCGCTGA